One stretch of Argiope bruennichi chromosome 3, qqArgBrue1.1, whole genome shotgun sequence DNA includes these proteins:
- the LOC129963844 gene encoding uncharacterized protein LOC129963844 — MFAKSLLCLVLIGCALAQDYSDDQAAREQQLSPNYARQSYNADYYETARAEPYDFGFQSTDEFGTIMNRQESSDNNGAVRGSYGYTDPFGVFRHVDYVADEYGFRAEVKSNEPGMGTQSPANVQIYAEPPPAGVIVERPYYHPHAHAHGQGSQSGQASGQQASRRNPSSSASTNANRQVRPVSSGARFASTSSATRTSVYPYVQPQQNAFSNNALSGNQYATSNSNQYPSTVSSQYAANAAAAAASNSASSGSQYATGTTYQASAASVYPARNPYGSQGYAGLATSHLASGRSASTEQPIVPRPYDGPTYKIGNPHVTEFTKADKEKSGTYLLPTVVTAGGAPTTLVKHIHTYPAAPVA; from the exons ATGTTCGCAAAG agtcTTCTATGCCTTGTGCTCATTGGCTGTGCTTTAGCACAAGATTATTCCGATGATCAAGCAGCACGAGAACAGCAGTTATCTCCCAATTATGCTCGACAGAGCTACAATGCTGATTACTAT GAAACTGCCCGAGCTGAACCTTACGACTTCGGATTCCAAAGTACTGATGAATTCGGCACCATCATGAACCGACAAGAATCATCCGACAACAATGGTGCTGTCCGTGGCAGCTACGGATATACTGACCCCTTCGGTGTCTTCCGTCACGTCGACTATGTTGCCGATGAATACGGATTCAGAGCTGAAGTCAAATCGAACGAACCAGGAATGGGAACCCAAAGCCCAGCCAATGTTCAAATCTACGCTGAACCTCCTCCAGCAGGTGTTATTGTCGAGCGACCCTATTATCATCCCCATGCCCATGCCCACGGCCAAGGATCACAGTCTGGTCAAGCTTCTGGTCAACAAGCTTCCCGAAGAAATCCATCCTCATCCGCAAGCACAAACGCCAACCGACAAGTTAGACCTGTTTCATCTGGCGCCCGATTTGCATCTACCTCTTCTGCCACCAGAACATCCGTCTACCCCTACGTCCAACCTCAGCAGAATGCTTTCTCTAACAACGCTTTGAGCGGTAACCAGTATGCCACATCCAACAGCAACCAATACCCATCCACTGTCAGCAGCCAGTACGCCGCTAATGCTGCCGCTGCCGCTGCCTCCAACAGCGCTTCTTCTGGAAGCCAGTATGCTACCGGCACTACCTACCAAGCCTCCGCTGCCAGTGTCTACCCAGCAAGGAACCCCTATGGTTCCCAAGGTTATGCCGGTCTTGCCACAAGCCACCTTGCCTCTGGAAGGTCCGCCAGCACTGAACAGCCAATCGTTCCCAGGCCCTATGATGGTCCAACATACAAGATCGGTAACCCCCATGTCACTGAATTCACCAAGGCTGATAAGGAAAAGAGCGGAACCTACTTGTTGCCCACCGTTGTTACCGCAGGAGGTGCTCCAACAACCCTTGTCAAGCATATCCATACCTATCCTGCAGCACCCGTAGCTTAA
- the LOC129962863 gene encoding uncharacterized PE-PGRS family protein PE_PGRS54-like has protein sequence MFGGYGSGGRISGNAGSGKYGVGKQGSGDGGFGGQGGVTAGGYGGQGGVGAGGYGGQSGVGTGGYGGGAGKQGGAAGYGGHGGAGTGGFNGQGGIGAGGYGGQGGAGARGYGGGAGKQGGAGGYSGQGGVGAGGYGGQGGAGVGGYGGGVGKQGGAGGYGGQSGAGVGGFGGPSGVGAGGYGGQSGAGAGGFGGGVGKQGGAGGYGGQGGAGVGGFGGQSGVGAGGYGGQSGAGAGGFGGGVGKKGGAGGYGGQGGAAAGGYGGGAGKQGGTGGYGGQGGIGSGGYGGQSGAGIGVYGGGASKQEGTGGYGSQGGVGAGGYGGQTGVGAGGYSGQTGAGAGGYGGQTGAGAGGYGVGAGKQGGASGYGGQGGSGGYGGGAGKQSGVAGGFGGQGGAGGYGGQSGTGGYGGAFGGQNGVAGYGGQSGNSGFTGHGGVGKQNSGTGGYIGQGAGGYGGESGGQSGVGFYDGAAGGQNAVGGYGGISGGQTGIGGYGARAGVSGYGGKGAKQADKIAGQGGAGSFGVARGYGGQGGTGGYGGASGGQGGAGGYGGVAGGQVGAGGYGGAAGGYNGISGGQGAARGYGGASDGQGGVGGYGGQQGTVGFGGQSGHGGYAGKADKQASGIGGAGNFGTVGGYGGSAGGNGNVGGQGVIGGYGGKAGKQAGGIGGYGGERGSGNFGGVGGGQGGAGGYGGQGAAGFGGQNLRGGYGGKANKQVGGNVGQGGAGGYGEQVLAGGYGGQGGLAANGAGVYGAGGAGGSGTLGGATGYGGQIGASGYGAGGVGGSGTQGVGGYGGQTGAGGYGVTGGQEGVGKAGKGGFGGGSGAGGYGGQQSGQGGIGDGSGYGGLGGAGKFGKGGFGGGSGTGGHGGQQGGREGAGNYGVQGGIGGDAGGYGGQGIAAAGYSRQDGIGTTNIGNYGGQQGGAGGQGGYGGTEGNQKGTKY, from the coding sequence ATGTTTGGAGGTTATGGAAGTGGAGGAAGAATTTCAGGAAATGCTGGATCTGGCAAATATGGAGTTGGTAAACAAGGAAGTGGAGATGGAGGTTTCGGTGGACAAGGTGGAGTTACAGCTGGAGGATATGGCGGACAAGGTGGAGTTGGAGCTGGAGGATATGGCGGACAAAGTGGAGTTGGAACTGGAGGTTATGGTGGAGGAGCTGGAAAACAAGGTGGAGCTGCAGGATATGGTGGACATGGTGGAGCCGGAACTGGAGGTTTCAACGGACAAGGTGGAATTGGAGCTGGTGGATATGGTGGACAAGGTGGAGCCGGAGCTCGAGGTTATGGGGGAGGAGCTGGTAAACAAGGTGGAGCTGGAGGATATAGTGGACAAGGTGGAGTTGGAGCTGGAGGATATGGAGGACAAGGTGGAGCCGGAGTTGGAGGTTATGGGGGAGGAGTTGGTAAACAAGGTGGAGCTGGTGGATATGGTGGACAAAGTGGAGCTGGAGTTGGAGGTTTCGGCGGCCCAAGTGGAGTTGGAGCTGGAGGATATGGCGGACAAAGTGGAGCCGGAGCTGGAGGTTTTGGTGGAGGAGTTGGTAAACAAGGTGGAGCTGGTGGATATGGTGGACAAGGTGGAGCTGGAGTTGGAGGTTTCGGCGGACAAAGTGGAGTTGGAGCTGGAGGATATGGCGGACAAAGTGGAGCCGGAGCTGGAGGTTTTGGTGGAGGAGTTGGTAAAAAAGGTGGAGCTGGTGGATATGGTGGACAAGGTGGAGCCGCAGCTGGAGGTTATGGGGGAGGAGCTGGTAAACAAGGGGGGACTGGAGGATATGGAGGACaaggtggaattggatctggAGGATATGGCGGACAAAGTGGAGCAGGAATTGGAGTTTATGGGGGAGGAGCTAGTAAACAAGAGGGAACTGGAGGATATGGTTCACAAGGTGGAGTTGGAGCTGGAGGATATGGCGGACAAACTGGAGTCGGAGCTGGAGGTTATAGCGGACAAACTGGAGCCGGAGCTGGAGGTTATGGCGGACAAACTGGAGCCGGAGCTGGAGGTTATGGCGTAGGAGCTGGTAAACAAGGTGGAGCTAGTGGATATGGTGGACAAGGTGGATCTGGAGGTTATGGCGGGGGAGCTGGTAAACAAAGTGGAGTTGCTGGTGGATTTGGTGGACAAGGTGGAGCTGGAGGTTACGGCGGTCAGAGTGGAACTGGAGGATATGGTGGAGCATTTGGTGGACAAAATGGAGTTGCGGGATATGGGGGACAATCAGGTAATTCTGGGTTTACTGGCCATGGTGGAGTTGGTAAACAAAATTCAGGGACTGGAGGATATATTGGACAAGGAGCTGGAGGTTATGGTGGAGAGTCTGGTGGGCAAAGTGGAGTTGGATTCTATGATGGAGCAGCTGGAGGACAAAATGCAGTGGGAGGTTATGGAGGAATATCTGGTGGACAAACAGGAATTGGTGGATATGGAGCTCGTGCTGGAGTTAGCGGGTATGGCGGTAAAGGTGCTAAACAAGCTGACAAAATTGCTGGACAAGGTGGAGCTGGAAGTTTTGGAGTAGCTAGAGGTTATGGTGGTCAGGGTGGAACTGGAGGATATGGTGGAGCCTCTGGAGGACAAGGTGGGGCTGGAGGATATGGTGGAGTGGCTGGAGGACAAGTTGGGGCTGGAGGTTATGGTGGTGCAGCTGGAGGTTATAATGGAATATCTGGAGGACAAGGAGCAGCTAGAGGTTATGGTGGAGCATCTGATGGACAAGGAGGTGTTGGAGGATATGGAGGACAGCAAGGAACTGTTGGATTTGGAGGGCAAAGTGGACATGGTGGATATGCTGGAAAAGCTGATAAGCAAGCCTCGGGAATTGGTGGGGCTGGAAATTTTGGAACTGTTGGGGGATACGGTGGATCTGCTGGTGGTAACGGAAATGTTGGAGGACAAGGTGTAATTGGTGGATATGGTGGAAAAGCAGGAAAACAAGCTGGTGGGATTGGGGGTTATGGTGGTGAAAGGGGATCTGGGAATTTCGGTGGAGTAGGTGGTGGACAAGGAGGTGCTGGAGGTTATGGTGGGCAAGGTGCAGCTGGATTTGGAGGACAAAATCTACGTGGTGGTTATGGTGGTAAGGCAAATAAACAAGTTGGAGGAAATGTAGGACAAGGTGGAGCTGGAGGATATGGAGAACAAGTTTTGGCTGGAGGATATGGCGGTCAAGGTGGACTCGCTGCTAATGGAGCCGGTGTATATGGAGCTGGAGGGGCAGGGGGAAGTGGAACTCTAGGTGGAGCAACAGGTTACGGAGGACAAATTGGTGCTAGCGGATATGGAGCTGGAGGCGTAGGTGGAAGTGGAACTCAAGGAGTAGGAGGTTATGGAGGACAAACTGGTGCTGGTGGATATGGCGTTACTGGTGGCCAGGAAGGAGTTGGTAAAGCTGGAAAAGGAGGTTTCGGTGGAGGAAGTGGCGCTGGAGGATATGGTGGTCAACAAAGTGGGCAAGGTGGTATAGGAGATGGTTCAGGCTATGGGGGACTAGGAGGAGCTGGAAAATTTGGAAAAGGAGGTTTCGGTGGAGGAAGTGGAACTGGAGGTCATGGGGGTCAACAAGGTGGACGAGAAGGTGCAGGAAACTATGGAGTACAAGGAGGTATAGGAGGAGATGCAGGGGGTTACGGAGGACAAGGAATAGCAGCCGCAGGCTATAGTCGACAAGATGGAATCGGTACTACTAATATTGGGAATTACGGGGGTCAGCAAGGAGGTGCCGGAGGACAAGGGGGATACGGGGGAACTGAAGGAAATCAGAAGGGAACCAAATACTAA